The DNA region TTCATGAAAACACGGGAAGTCGTACAAAAACATATTGAAATCAGCGTAAGTAACGAAGAATTATTTCAAGGGTACTTAGTGTTAATAAATGATCAAAACCCAATTAGAAGGCAAGTACAAATACATGAATTAAAGTCATTGGATTCCTTGCCTTCAATAAAGAAGTTAAATAAGCAGATGCTTCTGGAGAAGCAGTGTTTCAATCAATTTCATGCTCTGCTTAAAGCTTGTGGGGGGACGGATGAAATTGTCGCCGTCAGCGCATATCGAACCAAAGAAGATCAAGTCCAGATCTATCAAGATTGTTTGATAGAACAGGGTTCCGAATATACTTCCAAATACGTAGCCTTGCCTGACCATAGTGAACACCAAACGGGGTTGGCTATCGATGTGGGTAAATTGAAATCGAATATCGATTTTATTGCTCCTTCCTTTCCGGATACGGGCATTTACAAGTCCTTCAGACAACATGCCCTACAATTCGGTTTTATCCTTCGATATAAACAAGAAAAAGAATCAATCACTCGTATTGCTTATGAGCCATGGCATTTTAGATATGTAGGATATCCCCATTCCAAAATCATGGAAGAGAACAATCTATGTTTAGAGGAGTACATCGATTTTGTACAGCAATATCGGTACTCTGGAGAGCAGCTTACGATGAAAGAAAAGGACATGACAATCCAGATCTATTATGTTCCCGCGGATAAAGGGACATCTAGCCATATCCCGATCTTGAGTTGTGATTCTTATCGGATATCAGGAACGAATCGTGAAGGATTCATTGTTACGACATTCTCCAAAAATTAAGTTATAGCAATAAGGATGATTTAGACATATCACATTTTAGGAGGCTATTTCGATGCAGAAGAAGTCGATTGCGGTATTGTTTGGCGGATGTTCAGGTGAGTATAACGTATCTTTGAGCTCGGCCGCTTCAGTGATTGAAAATTTGGATACCGAAAAATACAATCTTGTGTTAATTGGAATTACACAGCAAGGTTCTTGGCTCAGATATAGTGGAACGGTTGAGGATATTCGCAATGATCGATGGCATTTGCATCCGAGTTGTATCCCATCCTTTTTCTCGCCGAGTAGAGAAGTCAGAGGACTCATTGAGCTTGTGCATACGGAGTATCATGTAACACCGATTGATGTTGTGTTTCCAGTGCTTCACGGCAAATACGGTGAGGATGGAACCTTGCAAGGATTATTGGAACTGTCGGGTATACCGTTTGTTGGATGTGGCATGTTATCCTCTGCGTTATGTATGGACAAGGAACTGGCTCATAAACTGGTGCAGGCAGCAGGCATAGATACGCCGTGTTCCCTTACATTACATAGGAGTGAACGGATGGAAGAAGTGATATCAGCAATAGAAGCACTGGGCTTCCCACTCTTTGTTAAGCCGGCTAGATCAGGATCGTCATTAGGTATATCGAAGGTGAACAACATGCAAGAGTTGATTACCGGAATAGAACACGCCTTCATACACGACAGCAAAGTAGTCATTGAGCAAAATATTAACGGTTTTGAAGTGGGTTGTGCTGTACTGGGCAATTCTGATCCCATAATCGGCATGATCGATGAGATTGAACTACAGGGGCACTTTTTTGACTTCTCGGAAAAGTACTCCTTGATCAGTTCGAAGATTCACTTGCCAGCCCGCATTGATGAGGACACTGCAATGAAGGTTAAAGAGAGCGCTCTGAATATTTATAAAACGCTTGGATGCAGAGGGTTTGCCCGAGTAGATATGTTCCTGACCACTGACGGAAGAATGGTGTTCAATGAAGTCAACACGATACCTGGTTTCACATCGAATTCACGCTATCCCAACATGCTCCAAGCTAGCGGCATGACTTATGCAAATATTCTTAACCAGCTCATCGAGCTCGCCATTGATGAGAACTGAGAGCGGTTGAAGGGAACATAAAACTGAAAAAGAAATATTTGATTGGGGCTGTCCCATAAGTCATAAAATTGGCTAGGGACCGCCCTGTTTTCAAAATTGTAAAATAAAAAGAAACCGTTCCTTGGTAAAATGGAAGTGCGACCCACCATTTGAAAGGAGACGGTTTCTTTGTACATTCCATATACCATGGAGTGGGGTATTATTGAATACCGATTTTTCACGGGGATTGGGCTCAAGTACTCGCTTATCAGAAAGATCTTGTGCTTAGTGCAACACAACGAAGCGGTGGATAATGATATAGACAGAGTAAGCATCGTTGATATTCGACGGGTCCTTTTATAGCGTCTATAGATCTCCAAATAAGAAACGAACCGAAATCTCCCACATGAAATTCAGAGATTTTGCTTCGCTTTTTTGAATTCTACACAGAGTCAGAATTATCGAAATTAATTTATTCTTTTATAACGGAGGCATGTACAGCGTCTTCCAACTGATTGTTATAAGTACGGAATATTCCAAGTCGCCAGAAGGCAGCACCTTTGAGATCGTATCTCTTGGCAAGACCCAACTTATCATCTATGGACGTCGAGGTTTCACTATTTAAGCTGATACCGAGCAAGATCTTTTGTTTGGATACGCCGGCATCTAGTGCAAGCTGGATCGCCTGATCGACAAGACTGTTCGGTTCGGGTACCTGTGATTTGGTGCCTACGGGATTATACTGATAAGCCATAATAATAATATCATCTGCTATTGAAGCGAGCGTTTTATAATCATAGCCTTTATATGCACTATTTAATGGAGGGACGGCTAGAGATAAAGCAATGTCTGTTGGCAGGGCAGCCTTCAATTGCTTGACGTAATTGTTAAGCAGCTTCTGCTGATCCACAGCATCCAGTTTATAACCCAATCCTTCAAAATCAAGAACTACGCCTCCAAAACCATTCTCTGCAATGGCAGCGGTAATGCCGTTAATGGACTTCTGCCGCATGCTGTTATCACTCAGAACCTTGGTCAACTCTCCGTTTCCATCCAAAGCATAAACCATCAGATATGGTTTAATGTTCTGATCCGCCGTTTCCGCAACAATGGATTGAGGTGTAACTTCACCAGCAGCAGCAGGGAGGCGGTACTCATCACCCTGAAGTGTAAACTGACCCTCGCGATCAATACGGCTCCAGCCAAAAGCGACGGAGTTCATGGATGCAACCAAATCCCTTTCCTTGAAGGATTGCAGCGCATAGAAGGCTCTCAAGTGCATTTCGCGCTGAGGTGATACAAGCGAAACCGTACGGGTTGACTGGTTCCAGCTCACACCAACACCGAACTGACTACTGAATGAACTAAGTGGTATGAGCACTCGACCTTCCCGCTGGACAG from Paenibacillus sp. JNUCC-31 includes:
- a CDS encoding D-alanyl-D-alanine carboxypeptidase family protein gives rise to the protein MLLEKQCFNQFHALLKACGGTDEIVAVSAYRTKEDQVQIYQDCLIEQGSEYTSKYVALPDHSEHQTGLAIDVGKLKSNIDFIAPSFPDTGIYKSFRQHALQFGFILRYKQEKESITRIAYEPWHFRYVGYPHSKIMEENNLCLEEYIDFVQQYRYSGEQLTMKEKDMTIQIYYVPADKGTSSHIPILSCDSYRISGTNREGFIVTTFSKN
- the vanG gene encoding D-alanine--D-serine ligase VanG; protein product: MQKKSIAVLFGGCSGEYNVSLSSAASVIENLDTEKYNLVLIGITQQGSWLRYSGTVEDIRNDRWHLHPSCIPSFFSPSREVRGLIELVHTEYHVTPIDVVFPVLHGKYGEDGTLQGLLELSGIPFVGCGMLSSALCMDKELAHKLVQAAGIDTPCSLTLHRSERMEEVISAIEALGFPLFVKPARSGSSLGISKVNNMQELITGIEHAFIHDSKVVIEQNINGFEVGCAVLGNSDPIIGMIDEIELQGHFFDFSEKYSLISSKIHLPARIDEDTAMKVKESALNIYKTLGCRGFARVDMFLTTDGRMVFNEVNTIPGFTSNSRYPNMLQASGMTYANILNQLIELAIDEN
- a CDS encoding stalk domain-containing protein, which encodes MLTKRVGKIAAATLLALSVLGATPNIGDVYAAPAISVMLDDVPLKFDADPRIDKGVTYVPFRTVGEALGINITWNSKTQTVKATGTLKGQTTEVLLQVGSTTATVNGEKVKLAAPPVQREGRVLIPLSSFSSQFGVGVSWNQSTRTVSLVSPQREMHLRAFYALQSFKERDLVASMNSVAFGWSRIDREGQFTLQGDEYRLPAAAGEVTPQSIVAETADQNIKPYLMVYALDGNGELTKVLSDNSMRQKSINGITAAIAENGFGGVVLDFEGLGYKLDAVDQQKLLNNYVKQLKAALPTDIALSLAVPPLNSAYKGYDYKTLASIADDIIIMAYQYNPVGTKSQVPEPNSLVDQAIQLALDAGVSKQKILLGISLNSETSTSIDDKLGLAKRYDLKGAAFWRLGIFRTYNNQLEDAVHASVIKE